GGGCGGGTTAAGATCTCATCTTATCCCAGACACTAAAGTGTCTGGCTATCATATTTCATACCCCTGCGGGGCATGATCTTTATAGCTTGCTCTGTCCCATTAAATAACCCGGAGCATAGCGAACCGAGGAAAACACTTCTTCGTGGCTGCTTCCGAGCTCGACGAAGTCAACACATTCGTTGGCTTCGTGGCTGCTTCCGATCCTTCGACAAGCTCAGGACAGGGTTGGCGAAGCCAACAAAAGGCGGCATAATATAGCTGCGACTTTAGTCTGCGTTTGTGTCACCCTGAGTGATTCTCGGTAAACTTCTTGCTTATTCTGTCCGAGAATTGTATCGAAGGGCGGCAACAGAATAAAAAGCAATAAATGTTAACCAAATAATCTTCCAGCTCCTGATACTCAAGTATCTGGCTATTTCTCATATATCGCTAACCTGGTATAGCCATTTCCGTCTCTCAAAAAAAATGATCTCCTTCAGATTTATCTACCCTCTTTATAGTATTTCATCTTACACTCTAAAAAAACCTTTACAAAATTATCTCCTCAATTATATTGTACCAATATAGGGTACATATGTACCAAGAAGGAGTACCAATGTTAGAAGCTTTGTTCTGTTCAATAACGAAAGAAAAAGTATTGTTATATATCTTATGTAGAAATGAAGGCTATCCCAGGGAGATAGCCAAGTTCTTTGGAATTCCACTCAATACTGTAGCTAAACAACTCAAGAAACTGGAAACAGACAATGTACTATATGCCCAAATGCAAGGTAAGACAAAGATTTACCGATTCAATCCACGTTTCCCGTTTCTGTTTGAGTTAAATAATCTCTTGGAAAAAGCATTAACTTTTTACCCACAAGATCTTCAGAAGCGACTACTATACAATAGACGCCGACCCCGCAGGAGTAATAAACCGCTATGAAAAAAGTCAGTGAAATGAATAGAATTGAACTGGGTGCTTTTGTTTGCAGCCACCTTGAAAAACATGGAATAGAAGTCACTCTGACAGGTGGCAGTTGTGTCAGCATTTATTCTAATGAGAGTTATGTCACTATGGATTTGGATTTCATAGAAAAAGATTCACCGAAACGGAGGATTCTGGCAGAATGTCTCTCTGAAATAGGTTTCTCTGAAGAACATAGATACTTTAAACATCCCGAAACAGAGTTTCTGATTGAGTTTCCTCGAGGTCCTTTAGCAGTTGGTGACGAACCTATTACTGATGTAATAACCATCAAGACCTTAACAGGTACTCTAAGAATTATCTCTCCGACTGAATGTGTCAAAGACCGCTTAGCAGCATACTTTTTCTGGAATGATCTGCAATGTTTGGATCAGGCAATTTTAGTGGCAAAACATAACAAAATAGATCTGAAAGAGGTAAAAAGATGGTCCGACAAACAGGGTGAAGTAGAAAAATTCGAGATATTTCATTCCAAACTCTAACAAACTTCTTTGTCTTCTCTCTCTTTCTTAACAATCTAAAAACTCACCTTTCATCTGTGTCCATCCGTGGTAAAATGCTTGCTGATTCTCCTAATGGACTTGCTTCTCCTCCCTTTGGCACTAATCACTACATAACTAATAACTCATTTCCTTCTTGCTTCACTTCCGCTGGGGCATCTGTGTTCATCCTTGCGTAAATGCTTGCTGATTCTCCCAATGGACTTGCTTCTCCTCCCGCAGGTATGGAGCTCCGCTCCATTTGGGCGGCGGGCGGGTTTAGATCATCTTTATCCCAGACACTGAAGTGTCTGGCTATCATATTTCATACCCCTAAGGGGCATGATAAAACCTATTCTATTGCTTGCTTCACTTCCGCTGGGGCATCTGTGTTCATCCTTTTTTAATCCGTGTCCATCCGTGGTAAAATGCTTGCTGATTCTCCCGCAGGTAATGGGTCGGAGACCCATTGGGCGACGGGCAGGTTTAGTTTTCTCTTCTATATCACAAAAAAGCAGTACAATCAATTTCTTGACAGACCCACCAAACAATTTTTATGAGAGGCAAACTCCAAAGTCCACAAAAATACATTAGACAGAGGTCCGGATGAAGTTTTTTTCTTATATCTCATGTTTGAAGATTATCGAAGTTACGAAAGCTATACATATAGATCACACAAAATATTCTGTTAACTCTATACTATGAGCAGGAGAAGATCATGAAGTCTATGATATTGATATTTATCGCGATAATAGCCAGCGCCTGTCTTATCGCACAAACGGCAATAGCCCCGTCAGTAGGAGACGGTACAATAAATGATCCCTATGAAATATCCACTTTAGAGAACCTATATTGGATAGCTGCAGACAATGATGTTGTTCCTGATCCCGATCAGGCTGCTCGCTGGTCAAGCCACTATATCCAGACAGCCAATATTGATGCATCAGATACAACAAACTGGTTTGACGAGCAGGGCTGGAGTCCGATAGGTTATCACTATACTGAAGACCTTGAATTCCCTTTCAGCGGTTCATACTCCGGCAGTAATTTCACAATAGACGGACTCTTTATAAACCGTCGGGTAACAAGCTCTATTGGTTTATTCGGTTTTACGAGTGGTGCGAGCTTAGAGAATATCGGCTTGACTAATGTCAGCATCATTGGCGGGACTAATGTTGGAGCTTTATCCGGGTATAATTTGGGCAGCATAACTATCAACGGATGTCACAGTAGTGGGAGTATAGAAGCCGAAATGATGCAGGGTAATGCCGGAGGGTTGATAGGTTATAATCTGAATTCTGATATCAGTGATTCTTTTAGTAATGCAAATGTTGATGGTATTCTTAATCTCGGGGGATTGATAGGAACGAGTATCGGATCTGCCATGGAAAACTGCTACAGCACCGGGAATATAGGTAATGAGATAAGCAGTTGGTGGAATGTTGGCGGCTTGGTGG
This sequence is a window from Candidatus Cloacimonadota bacterium. Protein-coding genes within it:
- a CDS encoding winged helix-turn-helix domain-containing protein; the protein is MLEALFCSITKEKVLLYILCRNEGYPREIAKFFGIPLNTVAKQLKKLETDNVLYAQMQGKTKIYRFNPRFPFLFELNNLLEKALTFYPQDLQKRLLYNRRRPRRSNKPL